The genomic segment TCCCGGCGCGTTCATGGACCGCTCGCTGCTGGAAGGCAATCCGCATAGCGTAATCGAAGGCATGATCATCGGGGCGTTCGCGCTCGGTGCGAAAAAGGGCTTCGTTTATGTGCGCGCCGAGTATCCGCTGGCGGTGAAGCATCTTCAGTTCGCGCTCCAGCAAGCGGAAGAACTGGGCCTGCTGGGCGACAACATTTTGGGCACCGGGCTGAATTTCCGGATCCACCTGGTGCAGGGCGCGGGCGCATTCGTGTGCGGCGAGGAAACTGCGCTGATTGCGTCGATTGAAGGACGCGTCGGGGAGCCTCACCCGCGCCCACCTTATCCGGTCGAGAAAGGCCTGTTCGGCAAGCCCACGGTCATCAACAACGTGAAGACCTGGGCCTCGGTCGGACACATCGTGAACCGCGGCGCCGAGTGGTACTCCGCCATCGGCACGGAAAAAAGCAAGGGCACGATGGTGTTCTCGCTGGTCGGCAAGATCAACAACACCGGCCTAGTGGAAGTGCCCATGGGAATCACGCTGCACCAGATGATTTACGACATCGGCGGCGGCATTCCCAACGGCCGCTCGCTGAAGGCGGTGCAGATCGGCGGCCCGTCGGGCGGCTGCATCCCCGCCGACCTGGTGGATCTGCCGATCGATTACGAGCAACTGACCAAGGCCGGCTCGATGATGGGTTCCGGCGGCATGGTGGTGATGGACGATTCCACCTGCATGGTGGACGTCGCCCGCTATTTCATGGAATTCCTGGAAGAAGAGTCCTGCGGCCAGTGCTTCCCCTGCCGCCAGGGCACCCAGGAGATGAAGGCGATCCTGACCCGCATCTGCGAAGGCAGCGGCAAAGAAGAGGATCTCGAGACGCTCGCCGACCTTGGTTGGCTGATGAAGGAGACCTCCCTCTGCGGGCTCGGTCAGACCGCCGCCAACCCGGTGCTGACCACGCTGCGCTACTTCCGCAATGAGTACCTGGCGCACATCCGCGACGAAGTCTGCCCCGCCAAGGTCTGCAAGAAACTGATCGTGTACGAGATCAGCCCGACCATCTGTGACGGATGTGGC from the Terriglobales bacterium genome contains:
- a CDS encoding NADH-quinone oxidoreductase subunit NuoF, which produces MPRLNSIEQLEQLRAACVADNNQDAQRPCLSVCAGSGCSAAGAEDLLTALRKAVEKAGMQEQIDVKSTGCHGFCERGPVMLVWPEGTFYNKVTAASAAEIVASVCNGHKPVEKLLYRDPVSGKKCRTEEEVPFYARQTRVLFANNGRIDPKQIHDYLRVGGYAALAKVLGGMTADQVVETVTKSGLRGRGGAGFPTGVKWSLCRKNGKPNGTGEIERYIICNADEGDPGAFMDRSLLEGNPHSVIEGMIIGAFALGAKKGFVYVRAEYPLAVKHLQFALQQAEELGLLGDNILGTGLNFRIHLVQGAGAFVCGEETALIASIEGRVGEPHPRPPYPVEKGLFGKPTVINNVKTWASVGHIVNRGAEWYSAIGTEKSKGTMVFSLVGKINNTGLVEVPMGITLHQMIYDIGGGIPNGRSLKAVQIGGPSGGCIPADLVDLPIDYEQLTKAGSMMGSGGMVVMDDSTCMVDVARYFMEFLEEESCGQCFPCRQGTQEMKAILTRICEGSGKEEDLETLADLGWLMKETSLCGLGQTAANPVLTTLRYFRNEYLAHIRDEVCPAKVCKKLIVYEISPTICDGCGACVKVCAGQAILGEKDMPHKIDPAKCTKCGACMEVCVPKAVLVS